The sequence below is a genomic window from Oleidesulfovibrio alaskensis DSM 16109.
CCAGAAAATGCAGCGGCAGAATGAACAGACACTCCACCAGTGAAGCAACCAGCGCAAAGCTGATGGCCTTGGGAATAAGCGCAAAAAACTGGCCTGTGGAGCCGGTCATGATAAGCATGGGCAAAAAGGCGGCCACCGTTGTGGCTGTGGCCGAGACAATGGGCAGGGCGACTTCGGCCGTTCCGTTGACCACGGCCTCGCGCAGCCGGCTTCCGGCCTGCACGTGGCGGTAGATGTTTTCCACCACCACCACGGCGTCATCCACGATGATGCCCGCCACCAGCACAAAGGAGAAGAGTGTTATTTCGTTCAGCGAATTGCCGGTAAGCTTCATCAGCACCATGGTGACAAGAAACGCAAAGGGAATGCCCACTGAAGTGACCATGGCGTTTCTGAATCCCATGAACAGCCATATGACGGCGCATACCAGCACAATACCAAGCAGCAGGTTGGAACCCAGCGTGCTCATGGCCTGATCAATATGACTGCGCTGATCACGGGTTATAACCGCTTCGACACCTTCTCGTTCCAGCACCGGAGCATATTCCGCCAGCACGGCTTCCACAGCCTTTCCGATGTCCAGCGCATTGCCGTTATCCAGTTTGATTACATTAACAGCCACGCTGTCGCGCCCGTTGACTGAGGCAATTACCTCCGGCTCGCGGTACGAGACAAAAGCACCGCTCATCACGTCACCCACGCGGACAAACGAACCGTCACCATCCCGCCGGATGATTGTTCCGGCAATATCGTCGCGCGAACGGAACCGTTCATCCACCAGCAGGGCGTATTCCTTGCCATGGCTGGAAAAATCGCCCGCCGGCACAGAAACATTGCCTGCCGCAAGCGCCGCGGCAACCTCGTCGAATGTCACCCCGTAACGGCTCATACGGTGCGGGTCCAGCTCCACATGGTATTCACGGGTGTATTCGCCCTCTATGGTCACTTCCTTTACGCCGGGCAGCCGCTCAAGATAAATCTTCAGTTCTTCCGCCATCAGCGTCAGGGCCCTGTTGGAGCGGTCGCCCACCAGATTTACGGACATCACCGGCATCCATGTGTCCATATCTATCTTGATGAACTGCGGCGGGTCCATCTCGTCGGGCAGATCATTCTGGACGGACAGCACCCGGAAGCGCAGTTCGTCATACTGTGCGTCGTAGTCCGTATCGTCCAGAAACTTCACAATGACATCGGACCGCTGGCGGTAAGATGTGGCCCTGACAAATTCCACATTCTCCAGACCGTCAAGCGCATCTTCTATCTTTGTCGTCACCAGCGCTTCAACCTCCTGCGGCGAAGCACCGGGCAAAAAGCCCACCACGACAACCTTGCCCATATCCACGTTGGGATACCGTTCGACAGGCAGCGAAAACGTGGCAAACACGCCCACCACCATCAGCAATACAAACAGCAGGTTAAGCAGCACCGTCTGGCGCAGGGTAAAGCGTACTACAGATTTCATATACGGCTCCGCTACCCTGCCTCGGGGGTGACAAGAAAGACATCACCGGCATGCACCTGCGCGGAACGCACACGCATGGTACCTGCCTGTTCACCGGGGCCCAGTACCAGCACGCGGACACGCTCTCCGTCGGGGCGCACCAGAAACCAGTCCTCGTACGCCCTTGTCAGAGCAGACTGAGGCACCGCCACGGCGCCCCCTTCATCCGGCATACGCAGGGCAAGCTCTGTCCGGATGCCGCCGCGCAGGACGCCGGTTTCTCCGGTTACCTGCAGGTCGACGTTGATCTTGCGTGTGGCGGGGTCAAAGTCGGGCGAAACTCGCTCCACAACGGCAGAAATACGCGTACCGCTGTCGGGCAGAGTCAGTTCTATGCGCTCCATTGCCTTCAGGGCTTCAAACTCGCGTACGCTGAGCGCCAGCGGCACAAGCAGGGTATCAAAGTCGCCGATTACGGCCAGCTTCTGCCCCTGCGTCACCCACTCTCCCGGCTCCACGCTGCGTTCGATGACGCGCCAGCCCGAAGGCGCACTGATGGTATGCCGCCGCAGACGTTCTGCCAGTGTCATTTCATCAATGCGCAACCGTTCCAGCTGCTGTCTGGCGGTCACCAGATCGCGCACAATACCGTCCAGCTGCGACTGCGCCGCGTGTTTGCCGCCCACAAGATTCCGGTACCTTGAAGTTTCCTTGTCAAAATACGCCACATCACTTTTCAGGCGCTGCTGATCGGCCCTGTTGGCCTGCAGTTCCAGCCTGATAAATGTGGTGTCCAAGGTCGCAAAAACACCTTTTTCACCTATGGGGTCACCCACGTCGGCGTACACCTGCGTGCAGCGCGCCGGAACTTCGCTCACCAGCGCAAGGCGGGTACGCGGCCGCGTAAAACCGGTCAGGGTGACCACTCTGTGCGCCGGTTCCACCACAAAAACAGCCGCCGCACTCTGTGCGGCGGACGGCAGACAACACGCCTGCCACACTCCCAGAAATGCGGCAAGCAACAGAATTTTCTTCAGCGCCGGAGCGCCTTTTCCCTCAATCATATTCCTCCTCTGGCAGCCCGTGCCAGACCGGCAATAAAATCCGGTACCCTGTCAATCATCGCATGTGTATCCAGCGCCCCCATCATCAGCGGAGCCCTGCCATTCAGTATCAGACTTACCAGCCCGTGCACCAGAGACCACATGCTGCTGACCACGGTTGTCACATCGCTTCCAGCAAAATACCCCAGTTCCAGACATTCCGCTGCCGTCGAGTGCAGCAGCACAAGAGCATCATCGGGCAGACCGTCCGGCAGCGAGCCGGCATCGAATTCGTAAAACGGCGTACGAAACATAAGCTCATAATATTCCAGATTATCAAGCCCGAAAGACACATACGCCCTGCCAAGCTGCTGCAGCCTGAGCAAAGGGTCGGCGGCATCTGCCGCCCCCATGAGGGCATCGTTCAACAACACGATACCTTCACACCTCAGTTCCCACAGAATGGATTCCCTGCTTCCGAAATACCGGTACAGCACCGCGGCACTGCATCCGACCTCACGTGCCAAATTACGCATGGAAACACTGCCCGCACCGTCGTGTGCGAACATCCGGCGGGCGGCATCAAGAATAATCCTGCGCTTTACATCATGCTTGATGCTCTTTGCGCTATGCGGGGGGGTATGTGCCTGCTGCATCCGGCATGGGCTACATCGCATTATAAAAAAAGTAAACAGTGTTCACTTTTTTTATAATGCGATGCCGGCACTACGGCAGAGCGGATTGTTCCGGCACCCTGCGGGTTGCAGTCAGAACGCGGTTTCTTCAATGCGGCGGCGCAAAGCGTCCAGCAGGGCCGTGGCCCTGCGCACATCAGTGCCGTCTGTACCGCTGAAAATCGTCTGGATCATTTCGTTTTCTTTGCAGACTGCCGCATTGTACGCCTGCTGTCCGGCAGCAGTAAGCACCGCCAGTCTGGACCGTTTATGCTTGGGATTATCTCTGAATTCCAGCAGTCCGGTAAGGTGCAAGTCGTTGCATACTGTCTGAATGAACTGCCGGGAAACACCCAGAGCAAAGGCGATATCAGGAACTGTAAGCGGTCCGGATTCGGCAATCTGCGTTGCCACACGCTTCTGCGGGGTAGTCATGCCGCTTTGCTCGTGCACACTGTCCATAATAATACCCAGCGCCGCATTCAGCCTGACAACCTGCCGGAAAAGATCGTGCAACTCCGCGCCGCAGGCGCATGCATGCGGCTTCATTACAGCCACCTTCTGACACTGAGACAAAACTCTTCATATCTGTTTCCAAACGCGGCACGGAGGTAGGCTTCTTCCCGCGGGACAACATGCAGATGCAGGTACAGTAACAGCATAAACGCAGCACCCAGCAGCCACAGGCTTGCCATCATCACGCCTATACCGGCCATAATGGCCACCCCGCCGGTATACATGGGGTTACGGCTGTAACGGTAAGCCCCTTCAGCCACCAGCATATGCGAAGGGCTGTCGGTGCGTACCTGCACCTTTCGGCTTGTAAACAGGTTATGCCCCCACATCATGAACGCGCCTCCTGCCAGCACCAGAAAAAGCCCCGCCGGCACATGCAGAAAACGGCCGCTTAACGGCAGTGAAGTAGGAAAGACAAACTCAAGCACGCCTCCAGCCACAAGGCAGGCATAAAAAAACAACGGCGGAAGAATCCATACTTGCGGCGGCTGCAGCGCAGCGGTTGATTTTGCGGGCATAAGCACCTCCCTGTCATATTGACAATAAAAATGTCATATTGACAACCAAATTGTCAATATATCGATCAGGTAACGCCCGCTCATAAAAAAAGCCGCCCGAAGGCGGCTCAGCAGACTCAAACACAGCGGAAATACAAGCACAAACGGCCAGCCTGCATATTCCGGCAACAAGGGGAAACAAAAAAATATGGCCGGCACTGCACCCGCTACAGATACCAGAGCACCGGAAAGGCCCCCGCAGCGCAGCATGCACGGCCGACACAAGGACCACAGTAATCAGCGACCGGAGGCACTCCTCAACCTGCCGCGCAGACCGGCGACGGTGGCTGCTATGTCATCTGCTCCCGTAATGGCAGAAACGAGCGCGCAGCAGCGCGCCCCGTGAGCCGCCACTTCCTCGATATTATGTTCCTTGATGCCGCCTATGGCCACAAAGGGCACAGTGTGGTTTGCAGCCACATAATCAAGGTATTCAAACCCCACAGGCGCACAGACATCTTTTTTGGTACGGGTGAAAAAAACAGGCCCCACCCCTATATAATCAGCGCCCTGTGCAACAGCGTCACAGCACTGCTCCGGCGAATGGGTGGAAAGCCCGATGATTTTTCCGTCGCCCACAAGACGACGCACTTCCGGTACGGGAATGTCTTCCTGCCCCACATGTACGCCGTCCGCATCGCACAGCATGGCCACATCAATATGATCGTTGACAATAAAGCAGCAACCGGCATCTCTGGTCAGCTTGCGAATCCCCATGCATTCACGCAGCATTTCACCGGCTTTTTTGTCTTTTTCACGATATTGTATCACTCTGGCGCCGCCCTGCAGCATGGCACGGACAACCTCCACGGTATCACGCCCGCGTGAAAGTCCGGCATCGGTCAGACAATAGATATCCCAGTCAGCCATATTATTCTTCATCACTCCTGCTCCCTGATACAATCTGCCGTCACGCAGGGGCCCAGAATCCGGCAAAGAACTGCGTCCGCCTGCATGGCGGCAGCCATCTGTACCCGCGGTGCCATGGGGGGTACCCCAGGGACCACGGCAGTCTGCATGTCTCCCACCACCACGCCGGCATTCCGCACCCCGCGCACCTGCATACCGGGGCCGCCCCAGCCGCCCATGCCCGAAGCGCTTACAAAAAAAATCCCGTGCTCCATGCAGTAGGAAACAATCATGCTCTTGGTTGCGGCATCATCCACAGCCTCCACCACTACGGAGCAACTGCCGAACAAATCATGCAGTAATGTGCGGTCAATACGCACCTGATGCACGCTCAGAACCAGTTCCGGTTCCAGGGCATACAGGTTGTCGGCCAGCGCGCGCACCTTGGGCTTCCCGACCTGCTGCGGCGTGAACCACTGTCTGTTCAGATTGGAAGGTTCCACATGGTCATGATCGGCCAGCACCAGATTACGAATGCCGCTGCGCACCAGCATGGCCGCACAGTTGGAACCCAGTCCTCCGGCACCGGCAATCCCCACCACAGCACCTGCCAGAAGCTCAAGCTGATGCTCCTTCAGGTGACTGCCCAACCCCCTGCGCAACATACCCGTCATACCGCGCAGCTGTCTTCCAGCGGATGCCAGTCTTTAAACACGGCCTGATAACCGACCCGGCTAACGGCTTCAACCACCTCGTCCACACTGCGCGGGTCAGAAATTTCAAACTGCCCTACAGAGGAATGTTCGTTTTCCGCATGTCCGCCCACAGCGGTGGATACACCGGCACTCATGCGGGTCACTCCCAGCGGTATCAGATTATCGCGGAATGCAGGCCGTTCGCGCGTGGAAATGGTAATGCCGCACCGCGGCAGAAAAAGCCGCATGGCCAGCAGTATTTGCACCAGCGCACGATCATCCACGTCACACACCGGCTGAAAACTGCCGGCATAAGGACGCATACGCGGCAGCGAAACAGCAATATCCACTCCCGGATACCTGTGCTGCAGCCAAAGGGCATGCATACCCGTCATAAAAGCATCACGCTGCCACTGATCCAGTCCGAGCAACGCACCTATATTCACATTGCGCATTCCGGCACGGCATGCTCTTTCCGGCGCCCCCAGCCTGAAATGATAATTGCTTTTGGGACCGGCAGGATGCAATGACGGGTACAAAGCCTCGTTATATGTTTCCTGAAAAAGTGTCATGCCGTCCACACCGGCAACGGCAAGTGTGCGGTACTCAGGCTCGGTCAGGGCGTACACTTCAATACTCAGTGACGGAAACAGAGGACGCAACACGCGCACACAGTCGCGGATGTAGTCAACGGAAGCCTTTGCCGGAGCCTCGCCGGTCAGCAGCAGCAGATGGCGCAGTCCTGTGGCGGCTATGGCCTGCCCTTCGCGCAGCACGCCCGCAGCATCCAGCTGCATGCGGTCTATGCCACTGCAGGCATTGAAGCTGCAATACACGCACCTGTTTGTACACCAGTTTGAAAGGTACAGCGGAGTAAACAGCTGGATGGTGCGGCCGAACTGGCGCACCGTGACATCACGGGCCTTATGCGCCATTGATTCCATGTACGGACGGGCCGCGGGTGAAAGCAAAGCCAGAAAGTCTTCCGGAGAAAGGGTATCCTTTGCCAGAGCCTGCCGCACTCTGTATCCGTCAGCCGCCATGCAGGCGGCCTGCACATCCACATCCTGCAACTGGCGGACAACTTCGTAAAAACCTCCCGCCTGTGCGGTTCTCACACTCATGTCAGCGCTGATTTCACTCATCACGCTCCCCGTCATTTTCTCATGGCTGCACATCATGAATCCAGAAAGCCCAGCAAAGGCGAAGAAGCCTGCGCCTGCCCTTCCAGCACGGCGCCTGTTCCGGCCAGCCAGGCTCTGCGCCCGGCCCGCACTGCAGCGCCGAATGCCGATGCCATAAGAACAGGATCGCCCGCAGAAGCTATGGCCGTATTGACAAGACAGGCTGCAGCGCCCATTTCCATTGCCTCGCAGGCCTGCGAAGGACGCCCTATTCCGGCATCGACAATGACGGGCAGTTCAATCTCTTCAATAAGAATACCTATCATCTCCTGCGTGCGCAGCCCTCTGTTGGTTCCTATGGGGGCCCCCAGAGGCATGACCGCAGCGGCTCCCGCACTGACAAGATCGCGCGCCACATACAGGTCGGGATTCATGTACGGCAAAACCACAAAACCGTCCCGTGCCAGTATCTCAGTGGCTTTTGCAGTTTCATACCCGTCCGGCAGCAGATACCTGCTGTCCGAAATCACCTCGATTTTAATCCAGTCGCCGCATCCTGCGGCGCGGGCCAGCCGGGCGATGCGCACGGCTTCTTCAGCCGTGCGCGCCCCGGATGTGTTGGGTAAAAGCTGCATATGCTGCGGAATGTGCTGCATGACGTTGCCTGCGGCAGCCTGCATGTCCACACGCCGCAATGCCACCGTAATCACCTGTGCGCCGCTGGCTTCTGCCACCCGGGGTATGAGACTGTCGGAGCCGTACTTGCCGGTGCCTATGAAAAGACGACTTTCCAGAGCACGTCCGCCAAGTACCAGTGGATCGTTGTTGTGTGTTGTTGTGTGTTCCATTAGCCCCCTCCTACAAAGTGCAGGATTTCCAGTTCATCCCCTTCGTGCAGCACCGTTGCCGCAAATGCGTCCGGCGGTATGATGGCGCGGTTGCATTCCACAACCACCGCAGCTGCATTCAGACCTTTACCCTTCAGCAGTTCGCTGACGGTGAGTCCGGAAGGTATCTCTTCCTCTTTACCATTCACCCTGATGTTCATTGTTCCGCCTTTTGTTCTGCACCCGACAGGCCGCAGCGTCCGGCAACGCCGGAATCTTCCGGCGGGCGGCGCGCTGCTGTCTTTCATACATCGGACATAAAAAAAGCGGCCTGCCCGAAAGACAAGCCGCAGCATTTCCGCAATGAAAATATCATGGCTTCCCTTCGGCAGTGTTAACTGCATCAGGTTCAAGGGGTCAGAAGCTTTGCGCTTCAATCTCAGCCTGACAAGGCCCCCCCAGCACTGGCGCATACGCGCCCTGGTCATACATACAAAAAAAACCGGCTCCGGCCGGCTGCATATGTATGATATGTCTGCCAGCTTCCCTACGGCGGTTACCCGCATCAGGTTCCAAGGGTCAGAAACTCCTGTTTCAATCTCAGCCCGTACGGGCACCCCTAGCTGTTTGACCGCACAGTAGCCGACCGGCCACATGCTGTAAAGCACTTATTTGTAAAAAAAGCACCGGCCGGAGTCTTCCGGCCGGTGCGACTTTTGCTCACGGCTGCAGGCACCCGACACGCTGTCAGGATCATCTGCCTGTTTCTACAGAAACTTTTCCACTCCGGCGTAGGGCATATCAAATGCTTCAGCCACACCTTTATATGTGATTTCGCCATCGATCACGTTGGCACCCAGCGCAATTTCACGGCTGTCCTGCATGGCTTTTTTCCACCCTTTATCCGCCAGAGTCACGGCATAGGGCAACGTGGCATTGGTCAGAGCCAGTGTGGAGGTTTTTGCCACGGCGCCGGGCATGTTGGCCACGCAGTAATGCACCACATCGTCCACCACAAACGTGGGATCCTTGTGTGTTGTGGGATGAGAAGTTTCAAAACATCCGCCCTGATCAATGGCCACATCCACCAGTACGGATCCGCGCTTCATGGTTTTTATCATCTCACGTGTTACAAGACGCGGAGCCTTGGCGCCGGCAACCAGTACGGCACCCACCACCACGTCAGCCTCGCGTACCAGCTTGCGCAGCGTGGCGGGAGAAGACATCAGAGGAAAGCAGTTGGCCGGCATGATATCGCTGAGGTGACGCAGCCGGTCAAGATTCATATCAAGAATGTACACCTTTGCGCCCAGACCGCATGCCATCTTGGCGGCATTGGTACCCACCACTCCGCCGCCTATGACTACAACTGTACCCGGATCAACCCCGGGAACGCCGCCCAGCAGCACGCCGTGCCCGCCCTGTGTCATCTCCAGATATTTGGCACCCTGCTGAATGGCCATCCGCCCGGCCACTTCGCTCATGGGAGTAAGCAGCGGCAGGCTTCCGTCCGGCTTCTGAATGGTTTCATACGCGATGCATACCGCCTTGCTGTCCACCAGAGCCTTGGTAAGCTTTTCATCTGCGGCAAGGTGCAGATAGGTGAACACAATCTGTCCTTCACGGATAAGGCCGTATTCAGAAGGCAGAGGTTCTTTGACGTGCATAACCATATCAGCGCGGGCATAAATCTCTGCAGGAGTCTCTACAATTTCCGCTCCGGCTCTGGTGTAGGCCTCGTCCAGAAATCCGCTGCCCGTCCCCGCATTTTTCTCCACCAGCACGGTATGTCCATGATGCACCATCACTTCCGCACCGGCAGGCGTCATGGACACCCGGTTCTCTTCGGACTTTATTTCTTTGAGAATGCCTACGATCATATTGCTTTCCTCCACGCTGAAATATGCAAAGCAGCAGACACCATGCCTGCGCCCTTTTCATAAGAAAGCAAACACCTTGCCAGAATGCGGAGCTAAAAAACAACGGAAGAAAAGTAAAACTGAGGCCGGAAAAAAGATGTTTAAAAACAGAACATTATTTTGATGAAAATATCAAAAAAGACTGTACTGCTATTGCAGAAATGAGTGATTGAACAGCTAGAAATGGTAAAAAAACAAACCAGCGAAACAAAGTATACGCACTATCTATCTGTTTTAAATAACCATGTGCATGATGGTCAAAAATCAAACCATTTGGACATAAATCAAACCGAACCGACACCCAGTTTGCGCATTTTTGCCAGCAGTGAGGAGTGAGAAACCCCGAGAGCCTGCGCCGCCTTGCGGATACTCGGCGTTCTTGTCAGAGCATCGCGTATGACACCGCGTTCAAAGTCGGCCACAGCATCGCGCAGTCCTGTACTGGCAACACGCGCCCCCTGCCGTAACGCCTGCCGCGACATGCCGGCTTCGATTTCATGGCTGAAAAGTATATGTGACTGGCGCACTATCTGCCCCTGACACAATATGGCCGCACGCTCCACAACGTTTTTCAACTCCCGGACATTACCCGGCCAATGATGCGCGCGCAGCTTGTCCAGCGCATCGGGGGTAAGCGAACGCGCCGGCTTGTCCAGCCGCGCCGCGAGATTCAGCAAAAAATGCTCCACCAGCAGCGGGATATCGTCCAGCCGCTCTTTTAGCGGGGGTATGTGGATAGGCAGCACATTGATGCGGTAATACAAATCCTGCCGGAAGCGCCCTTCTTCCACCAGCCGCTCAAGAGTTCTGTTGGTGGCGGTTATAATGCGCGTGTCCACCGCCACTTCCTGCGAACCTCCCAGCCGGCGCATTCTGCTTTCCTGTATGACGCGCAGGATTTTCACCTGCGATGCAAGCGGCATATCGCCTATCTCGTCCAGAAAAAGAGTTCCGCCCCGGGCCACTTCAAACAGCCCCTGTTTGCCCTCGCGCCTGCCGCCTGTGAACGCCCCGCGCTCATAGCCGAAAAGCTCGCTTTCCAGCAGCTGCTCGGGCAGTGCAGCACAGTTTACAGGAACAAAAGGTCCGCTGCGCCTGCTGGCTGTATGAATGGCACGGGCAAAAAGCTCTTTGCCTGTACCGCTTTCTCCGCGGATGGAAATGATGGAGTCTGTTGCCGCAACCTGCTCTGCAAAGCTGATGGCAAAAGCGATGGCAGCATCCCTGCCGACAATATCGCCAAATCCGATCTGTTCCGGATCGGTTATGGAACGGGCCAGCTGCCGGATTTCACGCATATCGCGGGCCAGTTCCACAGCCCCGACAATGCGGTCATTGGAGTCGCGTATGGGACGGCGGGTCACAAAGTACTGTACCCGCCCGTCAGAGGTGGCTATCTCACGCTTGGCATTAAGCAGCTCCTTACCCTCAAGGCACTCCAGAAGCCCGTTATCCGGCAGTCCCAGAGAAGCAAGCGGCTTGCCCGCCGCATCTGGGCCGCAGCCGTAAACCTGACGCAGAACGGCATTGATGGCTGTCACCCTGCCCCGAGCATCGATGGACAGCACTCCGTCACTGATATTGTCCAGCACGACCTTGAAACGCTTTTCACGTTCTTCACCGGGCAATGTTTCCACAATGCGGAATTCCAGCAGGTCGGGAATTCTGCTGAGCACTTTAAAAAGCGCCGCCCGCTCCACGGCCTCGTCCCACTTTTCCGCCTCGATATATACAAAGGCTTTGTCAGTCTTACGTTCCACCTCCATGGAAGAAATGGAAAATGCATGGCCGGCCAGCAATGAAGAAAGGTCGGAAACAACACCCACGCGGTCTTTGAAAATAAGTTCAAGCTTGAGCTTCATACCATGCCGTTTACGGATACAGAATTATCAGCCGCCACCAGGCGGCTCAGGAAGTGCCCGCTGCAGAGCAAAGCCAGTAAAACACCGTTTTACCGGACAAACAAGCCTGCAAAGCTGTTCCGCTCCGCAGGCTTTTGCACGCCGGATATACGGTTTCCGGACGACCTGTTCATTTTTTTTCAAACGATTCAAAAGGATTCAGACATACCCGCGAAGGTCCGTACACGGCAAAATCTTCACCTTTTTTCAATGCCCAACGCTGGGTGCCGTACTCGAAGTGCCACCATTCACAGGAATAATTGACAAATCCGGCCCGGACCATCACGCCGTACAGCAGCCGGCGGTTGCTCAAGGCCTCTTTTTCCTCAGGCTGCAATGCGATGCCCCGCTCAAGACGTTCTTCCAGATGCCGCGTGTATGAGATGTCTCTGGGATAATCAAAGGGCGAACCGAAAAACAGCTGCCTGCCGGAACGGGTTGCCAGAGTAAGGTCAACCGCCCCTCCTGTCACATGCGGCGACGGCGCGGAAGCGTCAAAGCCGGGGCGTGCCACATACTGCTGGGTCAGCGCGTGCAGTTCATCTTCATCCGCC
It includes:
- a CDS encoding M15 family metallopeptidase translates to MYKHYSAPIPAVRSHSWEEVYSVSIAENNEPLVPLSLVPEKILVRSAYFAAGIGGALPECYARRSVFEKLLLAAEMLPPDLRMVVLDGWRSPQVQTVLFQRCRSALARANPQADEDELHALTQQYVARPGFDASAPSPHVTGGAVDLTLATRSGRQLFFGSPFDYPRDISYTRHLEERLERGIALQPEEKEALSNRRLLYGVMVRAGFVNYSCEWWHFEYGTQRWALKKGEDFAVYGPSRVCLNPFESFEKK